The following DNA comes from Buttiauxella agrestis.
CTGGTTCGGCGTGGATTCTCTCGGGCGCGATATTTTCAGCCGTGTTCTGGTCGGCGCACAAATCTCGCTGGCGGCGGGGGTATTTTCGGTCTTAATCGGGGCATTGATCGGCACGTTCTTTGGGCTGCTCGCGGGATATTACGAAGGCTGGTGGGACCGGGTGATTATGCGCATTTGCGACGTGCTGTTCGCTTTCCCTGGGATTTTGCTGGCAATAGCCGTGGTTGCGGTAATGGGCAGCGGCATGTCGAACGTGATTATCGCCGTCGCCATTTTCAGCATTCCGGCCTTTGCCCGCCTGGTGCGCGGCAATACGCTGGTACTGAAACACCAAACCTTTATCGAATCGGCACGCAGCATTGGCGCATCTGATGCGACGATTATTTTCCGCCATATTCTACCGGGTACGGTTTCGTCGATTGTGGTCTATTTCACCATGCGCATTGGCACGTCGATTATTTCGGCGGCGAGTTTGTCGTTTTTGGGTTTAGGCGCTCAGCCCCCCACGCCGGAATGGGGCGCAATGCTCAACGAAGCGCGGGCCGATATGGTGATAGCCCC
Coding sequences within:
- the gsiD gene encoding glutathione ABC transporter permease GsiD, with product MRLFNWRRQAVLNAMPIVRPNQVRTPWHEFLRRLRKQPVAMLAGLFVLFLIVVALVAPWISPFDAENYFDYDRLNDGPSMLHWFGVDSLGRDIFSRVLVGAQISLAAGVFSVLIGALIGTFFGLLAGYYEGWWDRVIMRICDVLFAFPGILLAIAVVAVMGSGMSNVIIAVAIFSIPAFARLVRGNTLVLKHQTFIESARSIGASDATIIFRHILPGTVSSIVVYFTMRIGTSIISAASLSFLGLGAQPPTPEWGAMLNEARADMVIAPHVALFPSLAIFLTVLAFNLLGDGLRDALDPKIKG